DNA sequence from the Paramormyrops kingsleyae isolate MSU_618 chromosome 14, PKINGS_0.4, whole genome shotgun sequence genome:
GTCCTATAGTAGCTATCCTGGTGATCAGCGTGAGGCCAGCCTTACCTGTCTGTCACGCACGAGCTGGTCTAACTTCTTTGACACCTCCAGAGTGCGTGCAAAGAGCAGCACCCCTGAGGTGAGGCGGTCGAGTCTGTGGACTGTGTGGAGGCCACACACTCCAAACTCCTTGCCCAGGATGAAGATGACTGTGTTGTGACGAAAGCGACCACAGGGATGGACTGGCAGTGAGGACGGCTTGTCCACAACCAGCACCTCGCCATTGTCCTCCAGGATTTTCAAAGGCTGGCAGCTCACAGGAGGTTCGTGCCGGTGGACTGTGTTCCTCAGGAAGTCATTGTTCTAGAGGAGAGAAGACCCCACATTTGATCACAGGAAACACACACCTCTAGGTAATCAAACAAACTGTAAACACACTTCATGGAAAGCATACACTTTGATATTCAGGCCTCATATTTCATTAATACCTGAAAGACTAAGTGGGAGTGTAGGATCTAATATCATACCTTTAAAGTGATATTAAGGTCGTCCACGGGTGTCTCGTTAAGACGAATGCGTCCTTGAAGGGCAGCCTGCTTGTAGTAATCCAGTGACTCCGCCCGGAACTCGCTGCTGAAAACCTCCATGAGGGTTTTCCCGATCCAGCGGCCCTTGCAGTAAGTTTTAAAATCGAAGTAATACGGGTGCACTTTGCGGAGGCCACCTTCGAAGTAGTAAGTGGTCTCCCGAAAATGCTCTTCGCTGAAGCTAACGCCGGGGTTTAATTTCTGAGGTGGAGGTACGTATCTTTCCCCCGGACGAAGGTTTTTACCtccccctcctcttctcctctttcCACGGCAGTTTTTCCCCGGCTCATCAGTCTCATCGCTTTTACGTTTCTCACCGCTCTCCTTTACACTCAGACTGCTTCCAGTATGTTCTGATTCAGCGTTACTTTCAGTTAACGCCTTTGGTATTTCATTAGAGTCCATCTCCCTTAATCGAAACCCTGAGTGTCTGCCTGTATATAGCTGTCCGATATGCCGACCGgatcccagaatattacagcaAGTCGTTAAACCACGTTTGGGATTTATCTTCCACCGGCCAAGTGATTCAATTGCCTTAATGCATCTGACTTGGCTGTTGTCAGCACCGATGGCTTCCGTAATCAGTTTACTTCTGTTATTCCTCACTCCATCGTACAATAAACGGCCGGCAGCTTTCTTAGCATAATTTACAGAGAACACACTGGCTGCTTCCACCAGTGAAAACCACATGAAGTTTTTCCACGCCAGTTAACACAGGGTCCTTTCTCGTTTAATGTCGCGGCATAGTTGCGTCATCAGCCTCTTCTTCTGTAGAAATATCAAGGTACTAAAGTGTTTTGTGGCTCGTTGCTGCCACCTGCAGCATTGACAATGAATAGTAAATACTAGTATGAACAATCGTTCTAACTGGTAAATACTGTATGTACATTTTTTCATGTAGTTAGAAACACAGTTATAACAGCTGTAAATAAGCACGAATATACGTAAATCTGCCCCGCCCCCTAGCACAATCCAATCGATTTTAAATCCTACCCTGAAAATTTCTACGGC
Encoded proteins:
- the rpusd2 gene encoding pseudouridylate synthase RPUSD2, translated to MWFSLVEAASVFSVNYAKKAAGRLLYDGVRNNRSKLITEAIGADNSQVRCIKAIESLGRWKINPKRGLTTCCNILGSGRHIGQLYTGRHSGFRLREMDSNEIPKALTESNAESEHTGSSLSVKESGEKRKSDETDEPGKNCRGKRRRGGGGKNLRPGERYVPPPQKLNPGVSFSEEHFRETTYYFEGGLRKVHPYYFDFKTYCKGRWIGKTLMEVFSSEFRAESLDYYKQAALQGRIRLNETPVDDLNITLKNNDFLRNTVHRHEPPVSCQPLKILEDNGEVLVVDKPSSLPVHPCGRFRHNTVIFILGKEFGVCGLHTVHRLDRLTSGVLLFARTLEVSKKLDQLVRDRQMEKEYVCRVTGEFPEGELVCEEPILVVSFKVGVCRVDPKGKPCRTVFQRLSWNGRSSVVRCQPLTGRTHQIRVHLQFLGYPIVNDPIYGSDAWGPHRAKGGLVGKTDEELLRALVDEHRSKESLHLLDLPDEVLPTGKSVEQLLDPDCGIRDGSSATLPPDNDPCGKSDALNNCNVKETSKGCSDSNSPDFDSHDQKKAEDGSVNIGLPACESNGDSSTTAVPTGTLLTACIAGNETAAPAKEPATLGPAEPDRDSSPVGSVSTVKDPLCSECKIVRADPTEEDLIMYLHALRYKGPDFEFSTRLPDWAREDWEQD